A stretch of Hoplias malabaricus isolate fHopMal1 chromosome 10, fHopMal1.hap1, whole genome shotgun sequence DNA encodes these proteins:
- the clec3ba gene encoding tetranectin — MEIRGVGLLLCVVFLANSTLQQNSSKKKNGKKETANSAAIEELRKKIDEIVQEVGLLKEKQALQTVCLKGIKVPGKCFLADPVKKTFHVASDDCIEKGGTLSTPLTGDENDQLYDYVRQTIGPEEHIWLGINDIVKEGDWVDKMGTTIRFKNWETEVTHQPHGGRSKNCAILSNPANGKWFDESCRAEKASVCEFNIV; from the exons ATGGAGATTCGAGGAGTGGGACTTTTACTCTGTGTGGTCTTTCTGGCAAACTCCACCCTCCAGCAGAACTCATCCAAGAAAAAGAACGGAAAGAAAG AGACTGCTAACAGTGCTGCCATTGAGGAGCTGAGGAAAAAGATTGATGAGATTGTGCAGGAGGTGGGTCTGCTGAAGGAAAAGCAAGCTCTACAAACAG TTTGCCTGAAGGGGATCAAGGTTCCAGGCAAGTGTTTCCTGGCCGACCCGGTGAAGAAGACCTTCCATGTGGCCAGCGATGACTGCATCGAGAAGGGAGGTACCCTCAGCACCCCGTTGACCGGCGACGAGAATGACCAACTCTACGACTACGTCCGGCAGACCATCGGGCCAGAGGAGCACATCTGGCTGGGCATCAACGACATAGTGAAGGAGGGAGACTGGGTGGACAAGATGGGCACCACCATTCGCTTCAAGAACTGGGAGACAGAGGTGACCCACCAACCGCACGGCGGACGCAGCAAGAACTGCGCCATCCTCTCCAACCCTGCCAACGGGAAGTGGTTCGACGAGAGCTGCCGTGCTGAGAAGGCCTCGGTGTGCGAGTTTAACATCGTCTGA